One window of the Deinococcota bacterium genome contains the following:
- a CDS encoding type II toxin-antitoxin system HicB family antitoxin: protein MRYAIVIEKAENNYAAYVPDLLGCVATGKTIEETEQQIREAVEIHLRGMREDGLPIPTPSSQVEYIEVAA from the coding sequence ATGCGTTACGCCATTGTTATCGAAAAGGCAGAAAACAATTACGCCGCGTATGTACCCGATTTATTGGGGTGCGTGGCAACGGGTAAAACAATTGAAGAAACCGAGCAGCAAATCCGCGAAGCCGTTGAAATTCATTTGCGGGGGATGCGCGAAGATGGCTTGCCAATTCCAACACCGAGCAGCCAAGTCGAATATATTGAGGTTGCCGCGTAG